The following coding sequences are from one Epinephelus fuscoguttatus linkage group LG5, E.fuscoguttatus.final_Chr_v1 window:
- the LOC125888823 gene encoding dapper homolog 3, whose amino-acid sequence MHRAFSFPVTVERSRTKERLEASLAGLCELELRKQRQECLVLGALALGDPLLQDCSRGELACFSSWGQENLTLRRQLSALQSSPWGLMQALEQQVGELRIDTDDGCYDGAQGDAGDSRPSSGFYESSEGQSPKGRSCSTEPTEAASSWVYSNDRPKSVGDPLMLNGELDVPVHHTTLPRSFSAPYPPLEGIAEEGTAVDSWQWEPSRANQPWQQQPAEDQVTEEDYQQALRVESYILNLIQRHTVPPRPCQPRTTLSPDPPYCSASGHSSLHRRTPSLTTHPHVDLSANPKSQGWGCDPLEGEACGGEAPSLEEDCYLDLPYPQSRPHSLAERLPSPLPSLDPNCGVGALNLCCEPPSPQHYLHPHPTIHHKHNLVSAQYIPGQACHAPVRSPRHYNPEQPRPNRAITSPEHLNSKSRTSKKSHNERQRAKKSSSKTSRSQSENSLLGQRVLPERRYSTTERHQGRGDLAQNQNQVTGPQVGNNSHNGSRRWCSNLELSQDEGETLTGQAQRRPPRKARHGQSCPHSQPQNYHQQHQQQQQHTQRWHPDFQERAPLCQGEEGYAGAAPAESESSMSEVYSPASSSLSSDSDESGGLVWPQQLPPRLASTSSSSSPSPQTTTNTSSQPKAFVKIKASHALKKKILRFRSGSLKVMTTV is encoded by the exons ATGCATCGTGCATTCTCGTTCCCAGTGACAGTGGAGCGCAGTCGGACCAAGGAGCGCCTGGAGGCGAGTCTGGCCGGGTTATGTGAGCTGGAGCTCCGTAAGCAGAGGCAGGAGTGCCTGGTGCTGGGGGCGCTGGCTCTTGGAGACCCTCTGCTCCAGGACTGCTCCAGAGGAGAGCTGgcgtgtttcagcagctggggGCAGGAAAACTTGACACTGAGGCGTCAGCTG agtgCCCTTCAGAGTTCCCCATGGGGCCTGATGCAGGCACTGGAACAGCAGGTGGGAGAGCTGAGGATCGACACGGATGATGGCTGCTATGATGGAGCTCAAGGAGACGCAGGCGACAGTCGGCCAAGTTCTG GTTTCTATGAGTCGAGTGAGGGTCAGTCGCCTAAAGGAAGGTCTTGTTCCACTGAGCCCACAGAGGCAGCCTCATCCTGGGTGTACAGCAACGACAGGCCAAAGTCTGTGG GAGACCCCCTCATGCTTAATGGAGAACTGGATGTGCCAGTCCACCACACCACTTTACCCCGCTCTTTCTCTGCCCCTTACCCACCTCTGGAGGGCATCGCTGAGGAGGGTACAGCAGTGGACTCCTGGCAGTGGGAACCCAGCAGAGCCAACCAGCCCTGGCAACAGCAACCTGCGGAAGATCAGGTCACAGAAGAAGACTACCAGCAGGCCTTGAGGGTAGAGAGTTACATCCTAAATCTCATCCAGCGTCATACCGTTCCACCGCGGCCGTGTCAGCCTCGCACCACTCTGAGCCCAGACCCCCCATACTGCAGTGCCTCCGGACACAGCTCCCTACACAGGAGAACTCCTTCTCTTACCACACATCCCCATGTTGACCTTTCGGCAAACCCCAAGAGCCAGGGCTGGGGTTGTGACCCGCTGGAGGGGGAGGCGTGTGGAGGAGAGGCCCCATCTTTGGAAGAGGACTGCTATCTGGATCTGCCCTACCCCCAGTCCAGGCCACACTCCCTGGCTGAGAGGCTACCATCACCTCTGCCCTCCCTGGACCCCAACTGTGGTGTTGGGGCTCTTAACCTTTGTTGTGAACCCCCATCCCCCCAGCATTACTTACATCCACATCCCACAATTCATCACAAGCACAATTTAGTAAGTGCTCAGTATATCCCTGGACAGGCTTGCCACGCCCCTGTGCGCTCCCCAAGACACTACAACCCAGAGCAGCCAAGGCCCAACCGAGCTATCACCTCTCCTGAACACCTGAATTCCAAGTCCAGAACTTCTAAGAAGAGCCACAATGAGCGACAGAGAGCTAAGAAATCTAGCAGTAAAACTAGTCGATCCCAGTCTGAAAACAGCCTCCTGGGTCAGCGAGTGCTGCCTGAGCGCAGGTACAGCACCACCGAGAGGCACCAAGGCAGAGGGGATCTTGCTCAGAACCAAAACCAAGTCACTGGACCACAGGTGGGCAACAACAGCCACAACGGGAGCCGACGATGGTGCTCCAATCTGGAGCTCAGCCAGGACGAAGGGGAGACCCTAACGGGGCAGGCACAGAGACGACCACCTAGAAAAGCTCGCCATGGTCAGTCTTGCCCTCATTCCCAACCCCAGAACtaccaccagcagcaccagcagcagcagcagcacacccAGCGCTGGCACCCAGACTTCCAGGAGAGAGCTCCTCTCTGTCAGGGAGAGGAGGGCTACGCTGGTGCCGCCCCCGCAGAGTCCGAGTCCAGCATGAGCGAGGTGTATTCCCCGGCCTCCAGCTCGCTGTCCAGCGACTCAGATGAGAGCGGGGGGCTTGTGTGGCCCCAGCAGCTGCCACCACGTCTCGCTTctacctcctcctcatcttcaccTTCACCACAAACCACCACCAACACCTCCTCTCAACCGAAAGCCTTTGTCAAGATCAAAGCCTCTCATGCTCTTAAAAAGAAGATCCTCAGATTCCGCTCAGGGTCACTCAAAGTCATGACTACTGTATGA
- the c5ar1 gene encoding C5a anaphylatoxin chemotactic receptor 1 gives MATETLKPATEDYWDYDFNSSAIPDYNYTPPEFPDILTPAIQPIQIVALVFYGLVVLLGVPGNAIVVWVTGFCMQRSVTSLWFLNLALADLLCCLSLPLLMVPLAHDDHWHFGPLACTLVKSLFYLVMYCSVLQLVVISVDRWMLVSRPIWCQNKRRPKQAVFGCVAIWCLALIGSIPQFVYTKEIKAGDEKRECQGVYTTLSAWLVTSYRFVVGFALPFLVIVACHLVVYWKTESGLSRGRPRSKRTLRVIIAVVLSFFLCWLPLHILDFVLLVTPRKSPNSPKVYLAHTLALCLAYFNSCLNPLLYVCLGRGFKDSMNRSLRNMLHFISEDPTAKMSIATMDTKSSSTGKETTKI, from the exons ATGGCCACTGAAACT CTCAAACCAGCCACAGAAGACTACTGGGACTACGATTTTAACTCCAGTGCTATACCTGACTATAATTACACACCTCCTGAGTTTCCTGACATTTTGACCCCTGCGATTCAACCGATCCAGATCGTGGCTCTTGTCTTTTATGGCCTCGTGGTCCTGCTGGGTGTCCCCGGGAATGCTATTGTGGTGTGGGTGACGGGGTTCTGCATGCAACGCTCTGTCACCTCTCTCTGGTTCCTCAATCTTGCGCTGGctgatcttctgtgctgcctctCGCTCCCTCTGCTGATGGTCCCTCTAGCCCATGATGACCACTGGCACTTTGGCCCACTGGCTTGCACATTGGTCAAAAGCCTGTTTTACCTGGTGATGTACTGCAGTGTCCTGCAGCTGGTTGTGATCAGTGTGGATCGCTGGATGCTGGTCAGCAGACCTATTTGGTGTCAGAACAAGAGGCGACCTAAGCAGGCTGTCTTCGGGTGTGTTGCTATCTGGTGCCTTGCCCTGATAGGCAGCATCCCCCAGTTTGTCTACACCAAAGAGATCAAAGCAGGTGATGAAAAGCGAGAGTGTCAGGGAGTGTACACTACCCTCAGTGCCTGGCTCGTCACCTCCTACCGCTTTGTGGTGGGATTCGCCCTCCCTTTCCTGGTGATTGTAGCCTGTCACTTGGTTGTATACTGGAAAACAGAGAGCGGACTGTCACGGGGTCGGCCCCGCTCCAAGCGCACGCTGAGGGTCATCATTGCTGTGGTGCTAAGCTTCTTCCTCTGCTGGCTCCCACTGCACATTTTGGACTTTGTACTGTTGGTGACCCCTCGAAAATCCCCTAACAGCCCAAAAGTTTACCTGGCACACACTTTAGCACTCTGCCTGGCGTATTTCAACAGCTGCCTCAACCCGCTGCTTTATGTATGTTTGGGCCGGGGCTTCAAAGACAGCATGAACCGCTCCCTGCGCAACATGCTCCACTTCATCAGTGAGGACCCTACGGCCAAGATGAGCATCGCTACTATGGACACCAAGAGCTCGAGCACGGGAAAGGAGACAACTAAAATTTGA
- the lbhl gene encoding uncharacterized protein lbhl: MREEVGYRRRGNACFALEAKSLTEGSAEGECCGSCSPPPASPLVSPVLTVEESGFSTVELCQDGEDTCLTASEGYMEEMSGDPNCEDMQRKDQRLPFQIFPDPVEVVLGPETTLNSLDHNHEKERLPSIVVEPTEVSEVESGELRWPPENMDMEEDEEDLFLEQCIPPANIADWGEEEEEEEEEETSVILNQQPGLTLIDLQSDAFRDDTPTLPPSSAPALN, from the exons ATGAGGGAGGAAGTTGGATACAGGAGACGAGGGAACGCAT GCTTCGCCCTGGAGGCCAAAAGCCTCACTGAGGGCTCTGCGGAGGGGGAATGCTGTGGGAGCTGCTCACCTCCTCCTGCATCCCCTCTCGTGTCGCCTGTGCTCACTGTGGAGGAGTCAGGCTTCTCCACTGTGGAGCTGTGCCAAGATGGAGAAGACACCTGCCTGACTGCAAGTGAGGG ATACATGGAGGAGATGAGTGGAGATCCAAACTGTGAAGACATGCAAAGGAAAGACCAAAGATTGCCATTCCAG ATCTTCCCTGACCCAGTTGAGGTTGTCCTGGGCCCAGAGACCACCTTGAACAGCCTGGACCACAACCATGAGAAGGAGCGTCTCCCTTCCATCGTTGTGGAACCCACGGAGGTGAGCGAGGTGGAGAGCGGGGAGCTGCGCTGGCCTCCGGAGAACATGGACATggaggaagacgaggaggaCCTGTTCTTGGAGCAGTGTATCCCCCCAGCCAACATCGCCGActggggagaggaagaggaggaggaagaagaggaggagacgtCTGTTATACTGAACCAGCAGCCAGGCTTGACACTGATTG ACCTTCAGTCAGATGCATTTAGAGATGACACCCCTACCCTTCCACCGAGCAGTGCTCCGGCCCTCAACTGA
- the LOC125888968 gene encoding complement C1q tumor necrosis factor-related protein 5-like — protein MGSLCSCKEQTGEPDEPNPEEPKGGTIVLPDIPPRKVVAFTTKLSIADSTLYHSGIMKLKDVVVNEGGGYSPDTGIFTCPLEGLYHFTVHMSVCGRAQCAIFKNGESLASVYHTSLPNGCTQVASISSTVQLSAADMVWVNLWGHGRHEIIATEDNDTVFVGFYLG, from the exons ATGGGGAGTTTGTGCAGTTGTAAGGAACAAACTGGTGAACCAG ATGAACCAAATCCAGAAGAACCAAAAGGTGGAACGATTGTTCTTCCTGACATCCCACCAA GAAAAGTCGTTGCCTTCACAACTAAGCTGAGCATCGCTGACAGCACCCTGTACCACTCTGGCATCATGAAGCTTAAGGATGTGGTGGTCAATGAGGGAGGCGGCTACAGTCCTGACACGGGCATCTTCACCTGCCCCCTGGAGGGACTTTATCACTTCACCGtgcacatgtctgtgtgtggacGGGCTCAGTGTGCCATTTTTAAGAATGGAGAGAGTTTGGCTTCAGTGTATCATACCAGTCTGCCTAACGGATGCACCCAAGTGGCCAGTATCAGCAGCACAGTGCAGCTGTCTGCAGCAGACATGGTGTGGGTGAATTTATGGGGTCATGGTCGACATGAGATTATCGCAACAGAAGATAACGACACtgtgtttgttgggttttatttaGGGTGA
- the LOC125888892 gene encoding complement C1q and tumor necrosis factor-related protein 9-like: MAYDNPAAIDRPVAFTAKLNIDDSYPQQPGILKFATVLLNEGGGYSPNTGVFTCPTDGLYHFMVHMTVYGRGQCALLKNGEKVVSLYHVNEPDLLTYNSSQVSSMSSLVRLSKRDEVWINLWGEGRMDIFATEDNDTIFTGFYLR; encoded by the exons ATGGCGTATGACAACCCTGCTGCTATTG ACAGACCTGTAGCCTTCACAGCCAAGCTGAACATCGACGACAGCTACCCACAGCAGCCTGGAATCCTCAAGTTTGCCACCGTGCTGCTCAACGAGGGAGGAGGCTACAGTCCCAACACGGGCGTCTTCACCTGCCCCACGGACGGCCTGTATCACTTCATGGTGCACATGACAGTGTACGGACGCGGGCAGTGTGCTCTGCTCAAGAACGGAGAGAAAGTAGTGTCTCTGTATCACGTCAATGAGCCAGATTTACTCACTTATAACAGTAGTCAAGTGAGCAGCATGAGCAGCTTGGTCAGACTGTCTAAGAGAGATGAGGTCTGGATTAATTTATGGGGTGAGGGTCGAATGGACATCTTTGCAACAGAGGATAATGATACTATCTTCACTGGGTTTTATTTGAGATAG
- the LOC125889285 gene encoding complement C1q and tumor necrosis factor-related protein 9-like, which produces MAYEPRRGDSSSSTGTVAFTAKLNISDSYPKHCGVLKFATVLVNEGGGYSPDTGVFTCPMDGFYHFTVHVSVYGRGQCGIHKNGEKVVSLYHTTLPDKCSQVASMSSVIKLSKYDEVCVQLWGPDRNDIFATEDNDTVFAGVRLG; this is translated from the exons ATGGCTTATGAACCACGCCGAGGAGACAGCAGTTCTTCAACAG GCACTGTAGCTTTCACAGCCAAGCTGAATATCAGTGACAGCTACCCAAAACACTGTGGAGTCCTGAAGTTTGCCACCGTGCTGGTCAACGAGGGAGGAGGCTACAGTCCTGACACAGGTGTCTTCACCTGCCCCATGGATGGCTTCTATCACTtcactgtgcatgtgtctgtgtatggGCGTGGACAGTGTGGTATACACAAAAATGGGGAGAAGGTGGTGTCTCTGTATCACACCACTCTGCCTGATAAGTGTAGCCAAGTGGCAAGTATGAGCAGTGTCATCAAACTGTCTAAGTACGACGAGGTCTGTGTGCAACTCTGGGGGCCTGACAGAAACGATATCTTTGCAACTGAGGATAATGACACTGTCTTTGCAGGGGTTCGTTTGGGCTAA